Proteins encoded in a region of the Acidobacteriota bacterium genome:
- the aac(3)-I gene encoding AAC(3)-I family aminoglycoside N-acetyltransferase → MELRRADLRTLQELLAVFAAAFEDHESYQSAVPSDEYLTELLARQDFIPLVAVAEGKVVGGLAAYVLHKFEQERSEIYIYDLAVLEEYRRQHVATGLINKLREIARELGAWVIYVQADHGDDPAIKLYESLGTREDVLHFDIEP, encoded by the coding sequence ATGGAGCTTCGGCGCGCTGATCTTCGAACGCTCCAAGAGCTACTCGCGGTTTTCGCTGCGGCGTTTGAGGACCATGAGTCTTATCAATCTGCGGTCCCGTCGGATGAGTATTTAACAGAACTTCTAGCCCGCCAGGACTTCATTCCGCTGGTGGCTGTGGCGGAAGGGAAGGTTGTCGGCGGGTTGGCGGCTTATGTTTTGCACAAGTTTGAGCAGGAGCGGTCGGAGATCTATATCTACGACCTCGCGGTTCTCGAAGAGTATCGACGGCAACACGTCGCGACCGGGCTGATAAACAAGCTGCGCGAGATCGCCCGCGAGCTTGGTGCGTGGGTCATTTATGTGCAGGCCGACCACGGCGACGACCCGGCGATCAAGCTTTACGAATCGCTCGGCACCCGCGAGGACGTGCTCCACTTCGACATTGAACCGTGA
- a CDS encoding GNAT family N-acetyltransferase — translation MKSSEPTFRDFQPADIEKVAALLRSNIPKYFVPAEEQELRDYLAEHPEDYWLLDHDGETVGAGGVALNSDGSVGLCWGMVRNDLIGTGLGKRLTLFRMEKAREKWGERDFMISTSQHTEGFYQKLGFETIEHIPDGFGLGIDKCKMMLTAE, via the coding sequence GTGAAATCAAGCGAGCCCACATTCCGTGATTTTCAGCCCGCCGATATCGAAAAGGTCGCCGCACTTCTGCGTTCGAACATCCCGAAATATTTCGTCCCGGCCGAGGAGCAGGAGCTTCGGGATTATCTGGCCGAGCACCCCGAGGACTACTGGCTGCTCGATCATGATGGCGAGACGGTCGGGGCCGGCGGCGTCGCACTTAACAGCGATGGCTCGGTCGGCCTTTGTTGGGGAATGGTCCGCAACGACCTGATCGGCACCGGACTCGGTAAACGGTTGACGCTCTTTCGAATGGAAAAGGCCCGCGAGAAATGGGGCGAACGTGATTTCATGATCAGCACCTCGCAGCACACCGAGGGCTTTTACCAAAAGCTCGGCTTTGAGACCATCGAACACATCCCCGACGGCTTCGGCTTGGGCATCGACAAATGTAAAATGATGCTTACAGCAGAGTAG
- a CDS encoding tetratricopeptide repeat protein produces the protein MIQHFRPYRFILIAFCLGGVFSSVYGQEIRDQKEAERIYRESLEQSKYNKLYFDEADRCRQLNREQKHQEAILSCRRSIAYAEKLPAGQVLERQAGYIQVGIAFLRQKRPKEALNYFEKGIVIGRSVLGETDVETGEIYFLIGQAHHIDGNTATASEFYDRAERTFRAAYDEMGEDGEELREQYPRIIWHILEAHLILLEETDEEEKMTALRKRLHEFELAFQKYLKK, from the coding sequence ATGATTCAACACTTTCGTCCTTACAGATTCATCTTGATAGCGTTCTGTCTTGGCGGGGTGTTTTCATCCGTTTACGGTCAAGAGATTCGTGATCAAAAGGAGGCGGAGCGAATCTATCGGGAGTCGTTGGAACAAAGCAAATACAACAAGCTGTACTTCGACGAGGCGGATCGATGTCGGCAACTCAATCGCGAACAGAAGCATCAAGAAGCGATTCTCTCTTGCCGGCGATCGATCGCTTACGCTGAGAAATTACCAGCTGGTCAGGTCTTGGAACGACAGGCCGGATATATTCAGGTAGGGATAGCTTTTCTTAGACAAAAGCGGCCCAAAGAAGCATTAAATTATTTCGAGAAGGGAATAGTGATCGGCAGATCAGTCCTTGGTGAGACTGATGTTGAGACCGGAGAGATCTATTTTCTGATCGGCCAGGCCCACCATATAGATGGAAATACAGCAACGGCAAGCGAATTCTATGATAGGGCTGAGAGGACATTCCGAGCTGCATATGACGAGATGGGTGAGGATGGGGAAGAGTTGCGGGAACAATATCCCCGTATCATCTGGCACATTCTTGAAGCCCATTTGATACTTCTGGAAGAAACCGACGAGGAAGAGAAGATGACTGCCTTAAGAAAGCGACTTCATGAGTTTGAACTAGCATTTCAAAAATACTTGAAAAAGTAG